One genomic window of Lytechinus variegatus isolate NC3 chromosome 1, Lvar_3.0, whole genome shotgun sequence includes the following:
- the LOC121430491 gene encoding putative mediator of RNA polymerase II transcription subunit 26, whose amino-acid sequence MLYLYQLTLCLLTFVFILFQKKAVDRKRPNPDSPNLTGTTDAINRNLASSSSGVRGDASPAKKPCVDNKQLPVQVPTPSQYIQQQDPNRMGANHQVQPTDNGVTNQMVEGASVADSIEGVQALDLLNDIGNTDDFMRLLDDPNGTQLDEMMKSGQFNPDTILSELARLENNLSKQLGEMPDIATNSPRSQDPNKQSEMKPDTGSNSAESGVVLKSENSDSYDPMMRGPPNTVATEAVPKGGPLPSIIEFKPNTGKNVMIKQEPQQISASQAARAAFNGQNVQTAVSSGAQNIVPQVNHLTSMQATASSASVMNPSIRGSFVSGASGQQGNFLNAQQQQQLNSRQFLQNTPMANQQNPHSRMPNPVLNSNMNPSMTDQLTQFANNAMRGQSPQHGRLPSIMQSFIQDRGQNMALSSGQAGNMLPGQASQFVGHPQQSQRTANPEILQRLQNPPHYNASAEQRKFMANSYGQSPQQGPNMQQGNNQMLIPRRPPPRYDETPHRNSMPFQGTVNQGMPQQLGQQGGMMTHMGGQPNVRSITPGPSLQGHPNNGMAAGGANLAPHSSMMQGMAQQQPQQRGLMSRLTPQLRRQQMMQQNMRNMQQSAAMGNQMNMGSVPPGAVNMGQAGVAQYHQRHLPGQWPANQLLQQRMQQQTSNFQGNNMMQQSYSTQSRFPQRNVMDSGSNMRTFQNITSQGGMSNATNTNPSIMAQQQFVGQPQQSQQQQAQQPTQQQQQQPQQQPVQGNPIAAMQNGSSVSATNQTFGNNAQQMQMAMIPESNNQQPQQQQQQQQSGSTEMLELLDNIIKNDGTPRTNSHV is encoded by the exons ATGCTCTATCTCtatcaat TGACACTTTGCTTActtacttttgttttcattctgtTTCAGAAAAAGGCGGTGGATCGGAAACGACCCAATCCTGACTCTCCAAATCTGACGGGGACGACAGACGCGATCAACAGGAACCTTGCTAGTTCCAGCAGCGGCGTCAGAGGGGATGCTTCGCCGGCTAAGAAGCCATGTGTGGACAACAAGCAATTACCAGTGCAGGTGCCCACCCCAAGCCAGTACATCCAGCAACAAGATCCCAACAGGATGGGTGCCAATCACCAGGTACAGCCTACTGACAATGGCGTCACCAACCAGATGGTTGAGGGAGCTTCTGTAGCGGATAGCATCGAGGGTGTCCAAGCACTAGACTTGCTCAACGATATCGGCAACACGGATGATTTCATGCGTTTGTTGGACGATCCCAATGGAACGCAGTTGGATGAGATGATGAAATCCGGTCAGTTCAACCCAGACACTATTCTATCTGAACTGGCTAGGCTCGAGAACAATTTGAGTAAGCAACTCGGAGAAATGCCAGACATAGCCACAAACTCACCACGGAGTCAGGATCCAAATAAGCAGAGTGAAATGAAACCCGACACTGGTTCCAATAGTGCCGAATCTGGAGTGGTTCTCAAATCTGAGAATTCAGACTCTTATGACCCCATGATGAGGGGGCCTCCAAATACTGTTGCTACTGAAGCAGTGCCAAAAGGTGGACCATTGCCTAGTATAATTGAATTTAAACCCAATACAGGAAAGAATGTAATGATCAAACAAGAACCGCAGCAAATCAGTGCTTCACAGGCTGCACGGGCCGCTTTTAATGGACAAAATGTGCAGACAGCTGTGAGTAGTGGTGCCCAGAACATTGTACCCCAGGTAAATCATCTAACTTCAATGCAGGCCACTGCTTCATCGGCATCAGTCATGAATCCCTCAATCAGAGGGTCGTTTGTGAGTGGTGCTTCAGGGCAGCAAGGAAACTTTTTGAATGCACAGCAACAGCAGCAGTTAAATAGTAGGCAGTTTCTCCAGAACACTCCCATGGCCAACCAACAAAACCCTCATTCAAGGATGCCCAATCCAGTGCTCAACAGTAATATGAACCCTTCCATGACAGACCAACTTACGCAATTTGCAAACAATGCTATGCGCGGACAGTCTCCCCAACATGGGAGACTACCAAGTATAATGCAAAGCTTTATCCAGGACCGAGGTCAGAATATGGCACTTTCTAGTGGCCAGGCTGGGAACATGTTACCAGGACAAGCCTCTCAGTTTGTAGGGCATCCTCAGCAGTCACAACGTACGGCCAACCCAGAAATCCTCCAGAGGTTGCAGAATCCGCCCCATTACAATGCCAGTGCTGAGCAAAGGAAGTTTATGGCAAACTCATATGGCCAGTCACCTCAGCAGGGTCCTAATATGCAGCAGGGCAACAACCAGATGTTGATTCCCAGGCGCCCTCCACCTCGTTATGACGAGACACCACACCGCAACTCGATGCCATTCCAAGGAACTGTCAACCAAGGAATGCCTCAACAGCTCGGTCAACAAGGAGGTATGATGACACACATGGGAGGACAACCAAATGTTCGCTCAATCACTCCTGGTCCGAGTTTGCAAGGTCACCCAAACAACGGCATGGCAGCTGGTGGAGCTAACCTTGCTCCACACTCAAGTATGATGCAGGGCATGGCTCAGCAGCAGCCACAGCAACGGGGGTTGATGAGTCGTCTGACCCCACAGCTTCGACGGCAGCAGATGATGCAGCAGAATATGCGTAACATGCAGCAATCTGCAGCTATGGGTAACCAGATGAACATGGGCTCTGTTCCTCCTGGTGCTGTTAACATGGGTCAGGCAGGTGTGGCACAGTACCATCAAAGACACCTGCCTGGCCAGTGGCCAGCGAATCAGCTTTTGCAGCAACGTATGCAACAACAGACCAGCAACTTCCAAGGTAACAACATGATGCAGCAGTCATACTCAACGCAATCGCGCTTCCCTCAAAGAAACGTCATGGACTCTGGCTCCAACATGAGAACTTTCCAGAATATCACCTCTCAAGGAGGTATGAGCAATGCTACCAATACAAACCCTTCCATAATGGCTCAGCAACAATTCGTAGGTCAGCCACAACAGTCCCAACAACAGCAAGCTCAGCAACCAACACAACAGCAACAGCAGCAACCGCAACAGCAGCCTGTTCAAGGTAACCCCATTGCAGCCATGCAGAATGGTTCCTCCGTTAGTGCAACAAACCAGACATTTGGCAATAATGCCCAGCAAATGCAAATGGCTATGATACCAGAGAGCAACAACCAACAGCcgcaacaacaacagcaacagcaACAATCCGGCAGCACCGAAATGTTGGAATTGCTTGACAACATCATTAAAAATGATGGAACTCCAAGAACAAATAGTCATGTGTGA